One Mycolicibacterium sp. TUM20985 genomic window, TGGCGCGACGACGATGGCGATCTCGTCGATCGGCTGATGGACGCCATCACCCCCCTCGCCGAGGACGGTGTCGTGTGGGTGGTGACGCCCAAGACCGGTCACCCCGGCCACGTCCGCCCGTCCGACATCGCGGAGTCCGCGCCGACCGCAGGTCTGATGCAGACCTCGTCGGCGAACCTGGGCGACTGGATCGCCAGCAGGCTCGTCCAGCCCAAGTCGAAGTCCGCGGGCCGGCGCTGAGGCGTGCTGGACGTTGGCGCGCCGGCGCCCGACTTCACTCTGAAGGACCAGAACGGTCGACCCGTCACGCTCGGCTCCTTCCTAGGCGCCAAGGACGTGTTGCTGGTCTTCTTTCCGCTAGCCTTCACCGGCATCTGCCAGCGTGAGCTGGACGAGATTCAAGATCACCTCGTCGACTACGTGAACACCGACACCCAAACGCTCGCCGTTTCGGTGGGACC contains:
- a CDS encoding DUF3052 domain-containing protein; translated protein: MVAADSPNYARKLGIEKNHLVQELGWDEDTDDDIRFDVEDACGGDLLDEDADEVIDVVLLWWRDDDGDLVDRLMDAITPLAEDGVVWVVTPKTGHPGHVRPSDIAESAPTAGLMQTSSANLGDWIASRLVQPKSKSAGRR